A stretch of the Aegilops tauschii subsp. strangulata cultivar AL8/78 chromosome 4, Aet v6.0, whole genome shotgun sequence genome encodes the following:
- the LOC109733021 gene encoding uncharacterized protein: MAAALECWSGRPSTDEESMVEQVLMKPHARSDGSLPTCADSAGAGDPISGPAAPKKWQRLGRNFAGAIAAFKNTLNLDNGGVPRDPSPRAGGEKPPLLLRGLAQLYSRGAAAQQLPEKLVSDLRRHFDALPNSYAQAGFDMKDVLLHARLVEQAAGDDQPALSIEEVHGSNGRESGAEGTVFQLTFACNAPLSWQSMSGSLDSPLFSCKKIQIFEKRGLTLGAVLIIVQSGSEELFKSRVEAALKSATKKHRKNSGGGGGGVKLPFGLCGCQEEGSRNFDEESMFDPEDGQVLDNEPARRPYLPTPLPQSSVFVSVDEWQTVRSGGEELGRWIVSSEEIEFVDWVGQNSFRGVHRGRKVWVNKMRGCNMGSAYDVEIRQDLLQLMSCGQKNILQFHGICFNESHGLCIVTRMMEGGSVHDIIMQRNKRLSLRDTMRIALDVADGLAFMNGYGIAYRDLNARRILLDRQGNACLGDMGIVTPCNNAGEVTEYETSGYRWLAPEIIAGDPESVSETCMSNVYSYGMVLWEMVTGEEAYSTYSPVQAAVGIAACGLRPEIPRDCPPFLRSLMSRCWDNCPLKRPQFSEIISTLQKQSMR; the protein is encoded by the exons ATGGCGGCCGCGCTGGAGTGCTGGTCGGGCCGGCCGAGCACCGACGAGGAGTCCATGGTGGAGCAGGTTCTCATGAAGCCCCACGCTCGCTCGGACGGCTCGCTCCCCACCTGCGCCGACTCGGCCGGCGCGGGCGACCCGATTTCGGGCCCGGCGGCGCCCAAGAAGTGGCAGCGCCTGGGCCGCAACTTCGCCGGCGCCATCGCGGCATTCAAGAACACGCTGAACCTGGACAACGGCGGCGTCCCCCGCGACCCCTCGCCGCGCGCCGGCGGCGAGAAGCCGCCGCTCCTCCTCCGCGGCCTCGCGCAGCTCTACTCCCGCGGCGCCGCCGCCCAGCAGCTGCCGGAGAAGCTCGTTTCTGACCTCCGCCGCCACTTCGATGCTCTTCCCAACAG CTACGCGCAGGCAGGATTTGACATGAAAGATGTCCTCTTGCACGCCCGCCTTGTAGAGCAGGCGGCCGGTGACGATCAGCCTGCACTGAGCATCGAGGAAGTTCATGGCAGCAATGGCAGAGAAAGTGGTGCCGAGGGCACTGTATTTCAGCTCACTTTTGCCTGCAATGCCCCACTTTCATGGCAGTCAATGTCAGGCTCACTCGACAGCCCATTGTTCAGTTGCAAGAAGATCCAGATCTTCGAGAAGAGAGGATTGACACTTGGTGCTGTCCTGATAATTGTGCAATCCGGGAGCGAGGAGCTCTTCAAGAGCCGTGTCGAGGCTGCCCTAAAATCGGCAACAAAGAAGCATCGGAAGAAcagtggcggcggtggcggcggtgtGAAGCTCCCCTTCGGGCTCTGCGGCTGCCAGGAAGAAGGATCACGCAACTTCGACGAGGAGTCCATGTTTGATCCCGAGGATGGTCAGGTTCTTGACAATGAGCCTGCACGCAGACCATACCTTCCCACTCCCCTACCACAGTCATCAGTGTTTGTTTCAGTAGATGAGTGGCAGACCGTCCGATCCGGGGGCGAGGAGCTTGGCCGCTGGATTGTGAGCTCCGAGGAGATCGAATTCGTCGACTGGGTTGGCCAAAACTCGTTCAGGGGAGTCCATAGAGGAAGGAAGGTTTGGGTTAACAAAATGAGGGGTTGTAACATGGGCAGTGCTTACGATGTCGAGATCCGTCAGGACTTGCTGCAGCTGATGAGCTGTGGCCAGAAGAACATCCTCCAGTTCCATGGCATCTGCTTCAATGAGAGCCATGGCCTCTGCATAGTGACCAGGATGATGGAAGGAGGCTCAGTTCATGACATCATTATGCAGAGAAACAAGAGATTGTCGCTCCGGGACACGATGAGGATTGCTCTTGATGTCGCCGACGGCTTGGCGTTCATGAACGGCTACGGCATTGCCTACCGTGATCTTAACGCACGAAGGATCCTACTAGACAGACAGGGAAATGCCTGCCTTGGGGATATGGGCATTGTTACCCCTTGTAATAATGCTGGCGAGGTTACTGAGTACGAGACATCTGGGTATCGCTGGCTAGCTCCGGAG ATCATTGCTGGAGATCCAGAAAGCGTATCGGAGACCTGCATGAGCAACGTCTACAGCTACGGGATGGTTCTCTGGGAGATGGTGACCGGCGAGGAGGCCTACTCGACGTACTCGCCGGTGCAGGCGGCGGTGGGGATCGCGGCGTGCGGGCTGAGGCCGGAGATACCGAGGGACTGCCCGCCTTTCCTGAGGTCGCTGATGAGCCGGTGCTGGGACAATTGCCCTCTGAAGCGCCCTCAGTTCTCGGAGATCATATCCACCCTGCAAAAGCAGAGCATGAGAtag
- the LOC109733022 gene encoding NADH dehydrogenase [ubiquinone] 1 alpha subcomplex subunit 8-B, with translation MSASSTPVDASGEPIPTSSVLMAASKHIAVRCRPENVAFLNCKKKDPNPEKCLEKGRQVTRCVFNLLKELHQKCPKEMDAYAGCMYYYTNEFDFCRKEQEAFEGACPISE, from the exons ATGTCAGCGAGCAGCACGCCGGTGGACGCCTCAGGCGAGCCGATCCCAACGTCGTCGGTGCTGATGGCGGCGTCCAAGCACATCGCCGTGCGGTGCCGGCCGGAGAACGTGGCCTTCCTCAACTGCAAGAAGAAGGACCCCAACCCGGAGAAGTGCCTCGAGAAGGGCCGCCAGGTTACGCGCTGCGTCTTCAACCT GTTGAAAGAACTTCACCAAAAGTGCCCCAAGGAGATGGATGCGTATGCTGGGTGCATGTATTACTACACGAATGAATTTGACTTCTGCCGTAAGGAGCAGGAAGCTTTCGAGGGTGCGTGCCCTATTTCCGAGTAG